One segment of Leptospirillum ferrooxidans C2-3 DNA contains the following:
- the cybH gene encoding Ni/Fe-hydrogenase, b-type cytochrome subunit: MGYEVEVSTVAPENDEGVHYIYEAPVRIWHWINAGSILVLAVSGYLIAHPFPSLMGEASHHFLMGDIRFSHFVAAYLFGGGFLIRFLWSFIGNTYSRELFRIPVTSGEWWKDLSREIRWIFFLEKSPRKYYGHNPVAQSAMFVFFVLGSLVMIGTGGAMYAEGLGAGSWADRLFGWITPLVGQPQDLRTLHHLGMWFILVFVLGHIYMAIREDIVGRQTSVGTMISGFRFFRK, from the coding sequence ATGGGGTACGAGGTCGAAGTTTCCACGGTGGCTCCGGAAAACGATGAAGGGGTCCACTACATCTATGAAGCTCCGGTCCGAATTTGGCACTGGATCAATGCCGGATCGATCCTCGTCCTGGCGGTGAGCGGTTATCTAATCGCCCACCCGTTTCCAAGTCTCATGGGCGAGGCAAGCCATCATTTCCTGATGGGAGACATCCGGTTCTCCCATTTTGTCGCAGCCTATCTCTTCGGCGGGGGATTTCTCATCCGGTTTTTATGGAGCTTCATCGGAAACACCTATTCCCGGGAACTTTTCCGCATCCCGGTAACAAGCGGCGAATGGTGGAAGGATCTGTCCCGTGAAATCCGCTGGATCTTCTTTCTGGAAAAGAGTCCAAGGAAATACTATGGACACAATCCCGTGGCCCAGTCGGCCATGTTTGTCTTTTTCGTACTCGGCTCCCTTGTGATGATCGGTACAGGCGGGGCGATGTACGCAGAGGGACTCGGAGCAGGTTCATGGGCCGATCGATTGTTTGGCTGGATCACTCCCCTAGTTGGACAGCCCCAGGATTTGAGAACGCTCCACCACCTCGGCATGTGGTTTATTCTGGTCTTTGTTTTGGGACATATCTACATGGCGATCAGGGAAGACATTGTGGGACGTCAGACCTCGGTCGGGACCATGATCAGCGGTTTCCGGTTCTTCAGAAAGTGA
- a CDS encoding nickel-dependent hydrogenase large subunit: protein MSVYETQGFRMDNSGRRVVVDPVTRIEGHLRCEVNLDSNNIIRNAVSSGTMWRGIETILKGRDPRDAWAFTQRICGVCTGVHALVSVRTVEDALGITIPDNANIIRNLMHLTLMVQDHLVHFYHLHAMDWVDVPNALKADPRQTSAIAQKISRWPNSSPGYFRDVQNRLKKFVESGQLGPFMNGYWGNPSYKLPAEVNLLAVTHYLEALDFQKEIVKIHTIFGGKNPHPNWLVGGVPCAINIDGDLSAGAPLNMERLNYVSQIIERTITFIDQVYIPDLVAIASYYKDWLYGGGLSSQNVMSYGEFPDHPNDYSPRNLLLPRGAIIGGDLSTVHPVDLKNPTEIEEFVVHSWYRYPDETRGIHPWDGITDPNYILGKNAKGTPTDIKELDEEGKYSFIKAPRWNGHAMEVGPLARWIIGYAQKKPEFKEPVDKLLSSLGLPVSALFSTLGRTAARGLEASWSAHKMRYFHKRLMDNIRAGNTATANTEKWEPRTWPKECKGVGFAEAPRGALGHWIRIREGKIENYQAVVPTTWNGSPRDPKGQIGAFEAALMNTPLADPKQPLEILRTLHSFDPCLACSTHILGPEGKPLHSVKVR from the coding sequence ATGAGCGTCTATGAAACACAAGGTTTCCGGATGGACAATTCCGGACGAAGGGTGGTGGTTGACCCTGTTACAAGAATCGAGGGACATCTTCGCTGTGAAGTGAATCTTGACAGCAACAACATCATCAGAAACGCGGTCAGTTCCGGAACAATGTGGCGAGGAATCGAGACCATCCTTAAAGGGAGAGATCCCCGGGACGCCTGGGCCTTCACCCAAAGGATCTGCGGCGTTTGTACCGGAGTCCATGCCCTCGTCTCCGTCCGGACGGTCGAAGATGCCTTGGGAATCACCATTCCCGACAATGCCAACATCATCAGGAATCTCATGCATCTGACTCTCATGGTTCAGGATCATCTGGTCCACTTCTACCACCTCCACGCCATGGACTGGGTCGATGTGCCCAATGCCCTGAAGGCAGACCCCAGACAAACCTCGGCAATCGCCCAAAAGATCTCCCGTTGGCCAAACTCGTCACCCGGATATTTCCGGGATGTCCAGAACCGGCTCAAAAAATTCGTCGAATCCGGACAACTAGGCCCCTTCATGAACGGCTACTGGGGGAATCCCTCCTACAAACTTCCGGCAGAGGTCAATCTGCTCGCGGTGACCCACTATCTTGAAGCACTGGATTTCCAGAAGGAAATCGTCAAGATCCACACGATTTTCGGAGGAAAAAATCCCCATCCCAACTGGCTGGTTGGCGGCGTTCCCTGCGCGATCAATATCGACGGAGATCTTTCGGCGGGAGCACCGCTCAACATGGAACGATTGAACTATGTCTCCCAGATCATCGAGAGAACCATCACGTTCATCGATCAGGTCTACATTCCGGACCTGGTCGCCATCGCGTCCTACTATAAGGACTGGCTGTACGGAGGAGGCCTGTCGAGCCAGAATGTCATGTCCTACGGAGAGTTTCCGGACCACCCGAATGATTACTCTCCCCGAAACCTTCTTCTTCCCCGCGGAGCGATCATCGGTGGAGACCTCTCCACCGTCCATCCGGTGGACCTCAAAAACCCCACCGAGATCGAAGAGTTTGTCGTCCACTCCTGGTACCGGTACCCGGATGAAACCAGAGGAATCCATCCCTGGGACGGCATCACCGATCCGAACTATATTCTGGGGAAAAACGCCAAGGGAACACCGACCGACATCAAGGAGCTGGACGAGGAAGGTAAGTACTCCTTCATCAAGGCCCCGAGATGGAACGGCCATGCCATGGAAGTGGGCCCATTGGCCAGATGGATCATCGGATACGCCCAAAAAAAACCGGAATTCAAGGAGCCGGTCGACAAACTCCTGAGTTCGCTTGGACTTCCCGTGAGCGCCCTTTTTTCAACGCTCGGCCGAACGGCGGCACGGGGTCTTGAAGCCTCCTGGTCGGCCCACAAGATGCGCTATTTCCATAAACGTCTGATGGACAATATCCGCGCTGGAAATACAGCGACCGCCAATACGGAGAAGTGGGAACCCCGGACTTGGCCAAAAGAGTGCAAGGGGGTTGGATTCGCGGAGGCTCCGAGAGGCGCCCTCGGCCACTGGATCCGGATCAGGGAGGGGAAAATCGAAAACTATCAGGCGGTCGTTCCCACCACCTGGAACGGATCTCCACGTGACCCCAAGGGACAGATCGGCGCGTTCGAGGCCGCCCTTATGAACACCCCTCTCGCCGATCCGAAACAGCCTCTTGAGATACTCAGGACACTCCACAGCTTCGATCCCTGCCTGGCCTGCTCCACTCATATCCTCGGGCCAGAGGGGAAACCTCTTCACAGTGTGAAAGTCCGGTAA
- a CDS encoding hydrogenase small subunit gives MPETVYEVMKSQGITRRSFIKFCSLMAAGMSLAPSFVPVIASALETMPRVPVLWLHGLECTCCSESFIRSSHPLAKDVILSMISLDYDDTLMAAAGHEAEDCLESVMKKHPGEYILAVEGNPPMNEDGMYCIVGGKPFVEQLRRVASKAKAVIAWGSCASWGCVQAAKPNPTQATPIHEILTDRQVIKIPGCPPIAEVMTGVITYITTFGRLPELDREGRPKMFYSQRIHDKCYRRPNYDAGQYVEHWDDEGARKGYCLYKMGCKGPVTYNACSTTGWNNGVSFPIKSGHGCIGCSEKDFWDKGPFYKHLSNLEGFGVEADADTIGLTTLGVAGAGVAAHALLTGIQKSGGGHESGKTKASRSEAAGKDQAPNLPQKETKE, from the coding sequence ATGCCCGAAACCGTTTATGAAGTGATGAAAAGTCAGGGAATCACCCGAAGAAGCTTTATCAAATTTTGCAGTCTCATGGCGGCGGGAATGTCACTCGCACCATCATTCGTTCCGGTCATTGCCAGTGCGCTCGAGACCATGCCCAGAGTTCCGGTCCTCTGGCTCCATGGTCTTGAGTGCACCTGCTGCAGCGAATCCTTCATCCGTTCATCGCATCCGCTGGCGAAGGATGTGATCCTCTCGATGATCTCCCTTGACTATGATGACACTCTGATGGCTGCAGCGGGACATGAAGCTGAAGACTGCCTTGAAAGCGTGATGAAAAAGCACCCGGGGGAATACATCCTCGCCGTCGAGGGCAATCCGCCCATGAACGAAGACGGAATGTACTGCATTGTCGGCGGAAAACCGTTTGTGGAGCAGTTGAGAAGAGTCGCATCCAAGGCCAAGGCAGTGATCGCATGGGGATCCTGCGCCTCGTGGGGATGCGTTCAGGCGGCCAAACCCAACCCCACCCAGGCAACCCCCATTCATGAAATCCTGACCGACAGGCAGGTCATCAAGATTCCGGGATGTCCTCCGATCGCCGAGGTGATGACCGGAGTCATCACCTATATCACCACCTTTGGCAGACTCCCTGAGCTCGACCGTGAGGGACGTCCCAAAATGTTTTACAGCCAGAGAATCCACGACAAGTGCTACCGTCGCCCCAACTACGATGCCGGGCAATACGTCGAACACTGGGACGACGAGGGAGCCCGCAAGGGATATTGCCTTTACAAAATGGGTTGCAAGGGGCCGGTGACCTACAATGCCTGCTCGACCACAGGGTGGAATAATGGGGTCTCTTTTCCCATCAAGTCCGGACACGGATGCATCGGTTGCTCCGAAAAGGATTTCTGGGACAAGGGCCCATTCTACAAACATCTTTCAAACCTTGAAGGATTTGGTGTAGAGGCTGACGCCGACACGATCGGGCTCACCACCCTTGGTGTCGCGGGAGCAGGTGTTGCCGCCCACGCTCTCCTCACAGGCATTCAAAAATCCGGCGGAGGTCACGAATCCGGAAAAACGAAGGCTTCCCGATCCGAAGCAGCCGGCAAGGATCAGGCACCGAACTTGCCTCAGAAGGAGACGAAAGAATGA
- the modB gene encoding molybdate ABC transporter permease subunit, with protein MNHSALYVTVSLSLLTATILTVSSLPFAWWIVYSGSRWVTLGEAILTLTLVLPPAVLGYLLLVVFSPDNPFGGFFAKILGHPLPFSFEGLLVASLLYSLPFAVQPVSQAFRQIPQSTIEMARLLGASRARTFFRIIVPLSLSGLWTGWILGFAHTVGEFGVVMMVGGNIPGSTRTLSLKAYDDLLSMNDKSAWESIGYLLLFSFLALTALNLIRRKGTSRESIEVTRR; from the coding sequence ATGAACCATTCGGCTCTCTATGTGACGGTCTCCCTTTCCCTTCTCACCGCCACCATACTGACCGTCTCGAGTCTCCCGTTTGCATGGTGGATCGTTTATTCCGGAAGCCGTTGGGTCACTCTGGGGGAGGCGATCCTGACGCTCACCCTGGTGCTGCCCCCGGCCGTCCTGGGCTATCTCCTTCTCGTTGTCTTCAGCCCGGACAATCCGTTTGGGGGTTTTTTTGCAAAGATCCTGGGCCACCCGCTTCCTTTCTCCTTCGAAGGCCTCCTTGTCGCATCCCTCCTCTACAGCCTTCCGTTTGCCGTCCAGCCAGTGTCCCAGGCTTTTCGGCAAATCCCCCAAAGTACCATTGAAATGGCCAGGCTGCTTGGTGCCAGCCGGGCGAGAACCTTTTTCCGGATTATCGTTCCCCTTTCCCTTTCTGGTCTCTGGACAGGCTGGATACTGGGATTCGCCCACACAGTCGGAGAATTTGGGGTCGTCATGATGGTGGGAGGAAATATCCCCGGATCGACACGAACCCTGTCCCTTAAAGCCTATGACGATCTTCTCTCGATGAATGACAAAAGCGCCTGGGAATCCATCGGTTATCTTCTTCTCTTTTCCTTTCTGGCTCTCACCGCGCTGAACCTGATACGCCGAAAGGGAACATCCCGTGAATCCATCGAAGTCACTCGACGTTGA
- a CDS encoding ATP-binding cassette domain-containing protein has protein sequence MNPSKSLDVDLLLRRPGSPRLEIRCSITLGQKYLLGVCGASGSGKTSFLRMLAGLLSPDDGSIVMGNSVWFDRQKGIEAPTEQRDISYLPQNVCLFPHMTIRENLVFAAESARPEKTRLAFSLFSGIKRTGKISKERDQELTRLSTLFGIEDLMNKKVGELSGGQARKAALARMFLKPCSLYLLDEPLTAIDPAARRVLTSVIMNLLDETGTPAIWVTHSPDEVACVANEMAEFSTSEAEDKTGWWQKPLRNQ, from the coding sequence GTGAATCCATCGAAGTCACTCGACGTTGATCTTCTGCTCAGAAGACCGGGATCCCCAAGGCTAGAGATTCGATGTTCCATCACTCTCGGCCAAAAATATCTCCTTGGGGTCTGTGGCGCTTCCGGATCGGGAAAGACCTCCTTCCTTCGCATGCTCGCCGGCCTTCTTTCCCCCGATGACGGATCGATCGTCATGGGAAACTCTGTCTGGTTTGACCGGCAAAAAGGAATCGAAGCCCCCACAGAGCAGCGGGACATTTCCTACCTTCCGCAGAATGTCTGTCTTTTTCCCCACATGACGATCCGGGAGAACCTTGTCTTTGCGGCGGAATCAGCAAGACCAGAAAAAACCCGCTTGGCTTTTTCCCTTTTTTCCGGAATAAAACGAACCGGAAAGATCTCAAAAGAACGCGATCAGGAGCTGACACGGTTGTCGACCCTTTTCGGGATCGAAGATCTCATGAACAAAAAAGTGGGAGAACTCTCCGGAGGGCAAGCCCGAAAGGCCGCCCTGGCCCGGATGTTTCTGAAACCCTGTTCCCTCTACCTTCTCGACGAGCCCCTGACAGCCATCGATCCGGCGGCCAGACGGGTTTTGACCAGCGTGATCATGAATCTTCTCGACGAAACGGGAACTCCGGCGATATGGGTCACCCATTCTCCCGATGAGGTGGCCTGCGTGGCTAACGAAATGGCCGAGTTTTCCACCTCTGAGGCGGAAGACAAGACAGGATGGTGGCAAAAACCACTCCGAAACCAATAG